A window of the Streptomyces sp. Ag109_O5-10 genome harbors these coding sequences:
- a CDS encoding exo-beta-N-acetylmuramidase NamZ domain-containing protein, whose translation MRLSRRALLAAATATASLTAVPATTADAHGTLETGFDHLSADGYSLLAAQKVGIVTNPTGITPDARHIVDVMHADPRVRLTAVFGPEHGFRGTAQAGGSEGRYDDPATGLPVYDTYLKSGQPLADVFTASGVDTIVFDIQDVGARFYTYIWTLYDCMAAARLAGKRFVVLDRPNPVTGRTAEGPVLHREFASFVGRQPIAQAHGMTVGELARLFNAEFLDPPVALDVVPMTGWRRSRFYDAYGLPWVPPSPNMPTPDTALVYSGTCLFEGTNLSEGRGTTRPFELLGAEGIDARWAAAANELALPGVRFREAYFAPTFSKFQGRTVGGVQIHVHDRAAYDPVRTGIGLLVTAKRAWSGFAWREDDWIDKLTGSTRVRTMTDAGAGPDEIVGAWQDELAAFRRVRKEFLLYR comes from the coding sequence ATGCGCCTGTCCAGAAGAGCTCTGCTCGCCGCTGCCACGGCCACCGCCTCGCTCACCGCGGTGCCGGCCACCACGGCCGACGCCCACGGCACCCTCGAGACCGGTTTCGACCACCTCTCCGCCGACGGCTACTCCCTCCTCGCCGCCCAGAAGGTCGGCATCGTCACCAACCCCACCGGCATCACCCCCGACGCCCGCCACATCGTCGACGTCATGCACGCCGACCCCCGGGTCCGGCTGACGGCGGTCTTCGGTCCGGAGCACGGTTTCCGCGGCACCGCCCAGGCCGGCGGCTCCGAGGGCCGCTACGACGACCCGGCGACCGGCCTCCCCGTCTACGACACGTACCTCAAGAGCGGACAGCCCCTCGCCGACGTCTTCACCGCCTCCGGCGTGGACACGATCGTCTTCGACATCCAGGACGTCGGCGCCCGCTTCTACACCTACATCTGGACGCTGTACGACTGCATGGCGGCCGCCCGGCTGGCCGGCAAGCGCTTCGTCGTCCTCGACCGCCCGAACCCGGTGACCGGCCGCACCGCCGAGGGCCCGGTCCTGCACCGGGAGTTCGCCAGTTTCGTCGGCAGGCAGCCGATCGCGCAGGCGCACGGGATGACGGTCGGCGAGCTCGCGCGGCTGTTCAACGCGGAGTTCCTGGACCCGCCGGTCGCGCTGGACGTCGTACCGATGACGGGCTGGCGGCGCTCCCGCTTCTACGACGCGTACGGCCTGCCCTGGGTGCCGCCGAGTCCCAACATGCCCACCCCGGACACCGCCCTCGTCTACTCGGGGACCTGCCTCTTCGAGGGCACGAACCTGTCGGAGGGCCGCGGCACCACCCGTCCCTTCGAACTGCTGGGCGCGGAGGGCATCGACGCGCGCTGGGCGGCCGCCGCCAACGAACTCGCGCTGCCGGGCGTGCGGTTCCGGGAGGCGTACTTCGCGCCCACCTTCTCCAAGTTCCAGGGCAGGACCGTCGGCGGGGTGCAGATCCACGTGCACGACCGGGCCGCCTACGACCCCGTGCGCACCGGAATCGGCCTCCTGGTCACCGCGAAGAGGGCGTGGAGCGGCTTCGCCTGGCGCGAGGACGACTGGATCGACAAGCTCACCGGGTCGACGCGCGTGCGCACGATGACCGACGCCGGCGCGGGCCCGGACGAGATCGTCGGCGCCTGGCAGGACGAACTCGCCGCGTTCCGCCGGGTCCGAAAGGAATTTCTCCTCTACAGGTGA
- a CDS encoding SDR family oxidoreductase → MVGAVQDARVVVTGAGGGIGAALARRFAAEGARVVVNDLDGDKAAAVAAEIGGIALPGDASGIVGAARDALGGGVDVYCANAGLGSGGSEAADAAVWESAWDVNVMAHVRAAQELVPEWLERGSARFVSTVSAAGLLTMIGAAPYSVTKHAAYAFAEWLSLTYRHRGLKVHAICPQGVRTDMLAATGSAGDIVLQPTAIEPEAVADALFKGMTEDRFLILPHPEVAGFYQARATDPDRWLTNMNHIQQKWEATR, encoded by the coding sequence ATGGTGGGAGCCGTGCAAGATGCCCGAGTCGTCGTCACCGGGGCGGGAGGTGGTATCGGCGCCGCGCTCGCCCGGCGGTTCGCCGCCGAGGGCGCCCGGGTCGTCGTGAACGACCTGGACGGGGACAAGGCGGCCGCGGTCGCGGCGGAGATCGGCGGGATCGCCCTTCCGGGGGACGCGTCCGGCATCGTCGGCGCCGCCCGGGACGCGCTCGGCGGGGGCGTCGACGTCTACTGCGCCAACGCCGGGCTCGGGTCGGGCGGGTCCGAGGCGGCCGACGCGGCCGTGTGGGAGTCCGCCTGGGACGTCAACGTGATGGCGCACGTACGGGCCGCGCAGGAGCTGGTGCCGGAGTGGCTGGAGCGGGGGAGCGCGCGGTTCGTGTCGACCGTGTCCGCGGCCGGGCTGCTCACCATGATCGGGGCCGCCCCCTACAGCGTCACCAAGCACGCCGCGTACGCCTTCGCCGAGTGGCTGTCGCTGACCTACCGGCACCGGGGCCTGAAGGTGCACGCCATCTGCCCGCAGGGCGTCCGTACCGACATGCTCGCCGCCACCGGCAGCGCCGGCGACATCGTGCTCCAGCCGACCGCCATCGAACCGGAGGCCGTCGCCGACGCGCTGTTCAAGGGGATGACGGAGGACCGTTTCCTGATCCTGCCGCACCCCGAGGTCGCCGGCTTCTACCAGGCGCGGGCCACCGACCCGGACCGCTGGCTGACGAACATGAACCACATCCAGCAGAAGTGGGAGGCCACCCGGTGA